Proteins found in one Parasteatoda tepidariorum isolate YZ-2023 chromosome 7, CAS_Ptep_4.0, whole genome shotgun sequence genomic segment:
- the LOC139426102 gene encoding uncharacterized protein, whose product MDLHVHLPELTPNYRRYVQDISREEGLTDKVASFAEKFITNELLKSGKLEELNQTVGDDLKAGVQEAKDGLQELGKAINAGLQKLAESAEKASAAKSAPGPSAKAVPAVIAAPAPAAKAA is encoded by the exons ATGGACTTGCATGTACATCTTCCTGAGCTAACCCCAAACTATCGACGATATGTCCAGGATATATCCAGGGAAGAAG GTTTAACTGACAAAG ttgcatCATTTGCCGAAA aatttattaCCAATG aacttttgaaaa GTGGAAAACTAGAag aaCTCAATCAAACCg ttggaGATGATCTTAAAG ctggaGTACAAGAAG ctAAAGATGGTTTACAGG aactaggAAAAGCAA TCAATGCTGGGTTACAAA AGCTTGCAGAATCTG CTGAAAAAGCATCCGCAGCTAAATCAG caccTGGTCCCTCAGCTAAAGCAG ttccaGCAGTTATAGCAG cacCTGCTCCAGCAGCTAAAGCAG